A genomic region of Herbaspirillum sp. DW155 contains the following coding sequences:
- the andAd gene encoding anthranilate 1,2-dioxygenase small subunit AndAd: MSEAKQMQNMEQISLWFELHQLQERYVHALDNDRLEQWPDFFTDDCLYEIVPRENADAGLPIGIIYCDSKKMLQDRVLSLRHANIYEAHTYRHMTSGLVFTQNADGSVDAQSSYVVVQTLQNGESFVYQAGRYEDRVVRTEAGWRYARRRVVYDTLRVSTLLATPI, from the coding sequence ATGAGCGAGGCAAAGCAGATGCAAAACATGGAACAGATAAGCTTGTGGTTCGAGCTGCACCAACTGCAGGAGCGCTATGTGCATGCGCTCGACAACGACCGCCTGGAACAGTGGCCGGATTTCTTCACCGACGACTGCCTGTATGAAATCGTGCCGCGCGAGAACGCCGATGCCGGCCTGCCCATCGGCATCATCTATTGCGACAGCAAGAAGATGCTGCAGGATCGCGTGCTCTCGCTGCGCCACGCCAACATCTACGAGGCGCACACCTATCGCCACATGACCTCGGGGCTGGTGTTCACGCAGAACGCCGATGGATCGGTGGATGCGCAATCGAGCTATGTGGTGGTGCAGACCTTGCAGAACGGCGAGTCCTTCGTCTACCAGGCCGGCCGCTATGAGGATCGCGTGGTCAGGACCGAGGCTGGCTGGCGTTATGCCCGCCGCCGCGTGGTCTACGACACGCTGCGCGTGTCGACCCTGTTGGCCACTCCGATCTGA
- the andAc gene encoding anthranilate 1,2-dioxygenase large subunit AndAc, translating to MSTSTRLEQQGYAPLVQFPRTDGARTPYKVFSSREVYDLEQERIYRGETWSFLALEAEIPNNGDYKSTFVGDTPVVVTRTEDGALAAWVNKCSHRGAIVCRTPRGNASSHSCAYHQWSFDARGNLLGVPFRRGQKGATGMARDFDPKCHGLRQLRVDSYKGLVFATFSETVESLPDYIGPEMRPWIDRIFHKPIVYLGCTRQYSKSNWKLYLENVKDPYHASLLHLFHTTFNIFRVGMKARSLADKHHGLHSIITATKNEVETADAYKQQEIRSFDEGFSLQDPSVLGQIKEFEELTTNHIQPIFPQLVVQQIHNTLVARQLLPKGPSNFELVFHFFGYEDDTPELRALRIKQANLVGPAGYISMEDTEATELVQRGTARDPDHCSVIDMARDNPDQDDTLITESLIRKFWMGYQKLMGFPSIEKA from the coding sequence ATGAGCACATCCACCCGACTCGAACAGCAAGGCTATGCACCGCTGGTGCAATTCCCCCGCACCGATGGTGCGCGCACGCCCTACAAGGTATTCAGCTCCAGGGAGGTCTATGACCTGGAGCAGGAACGCATCTACCGGGGCGAGACCTGGAGCTTCCTGGCGCTGGAGGCCGAGATTCCCAATAACGGCGATTACAAAAGTACCTTCGTCGGCGACACCCCGGTGGTGGTCACCCGCACCGAAGACGGCGCCCTGGCCGCCTGGGTCAACAAGTGCTCGCACCGTGGCGCCATCGTCTGCCGCACTCCGCGCGGCAATGCCAGTTCGCACAGCTGTGCTTATCACCAGTGGAGTTTCGACGCGCGCGGCAACCTGCTGGGCGTTCCCTTCCGTCGTGGCCAGAAGGGCGCCACCGGCATGGCCAGGGACTTCGATCCCAAATGCCACGGCCTGCGCCAGTTGCGCGTGGACAGCTACAAGGGCCTGGTCTTCGCCACCTTCAGCGAGACCGTGGAATCGCTGCCGGACTACATCGGTCCCGAGATGCGTCCGTGGATCGATCGCATCTTCCACAAGCCCATCGTCTACCTCGGCTGCACGCGCCAGTATTCCAAGTCGAACTGGAAGCTCTACCTGGAAAACGTCAAGGACCCGTATCACGCCAGCCTGCTGCACCTGTTCCATACCACCTTCAACATCTTCCGCGTGGGCATGAAGGCGCGCTCGCTGGCCGACAAACATCACGGCCTGCACAGCATCATCACCGCCACCAAGAATGAAGTGGAGACGGCGGACGCCTACAAGCAGCAGGAGATCCGCTCCTTCGATGAGGGCTTCTCGCTACAGGACCCGTCGGTGCTGGGCCAGATCAAGGAATTCGAGGAACTGACCACCAACCACATTCAGCCCATCTTCCCGCAGCTGGTGGTGCAGCAGATCCATAACACTCTGGTGGCACGCCAGTTGCTGCCCAAGGGCCCGAGCAACTTCGAGCTGGTCTTCCACTTCTTCGGCTACGAGGATGACACCCCCGAGCTGCGCGCCCTGCGCATCAAACAGGCCAACCTGGTGGGCCCGGCCGGTTACATCTCGATGGAAGACACCGAGGCGACCGAACTGGTGCAGCGTGGCACCGCGCGCGATCCCGACCATTGCTCGGTGATAGACATGGCGCGCGACAACCCCGACCAGGACGACACGTTGATTACCGAAAGCCTGATCCGCAAGTTCTGGATGGGCTACCAGAAACTGATGGGTTTCCCGTCCATCGAGAAGGCATGA
- a CDS encoding muconate/chloromuconate family cycloisomerase codes for MNSTLPATSIETVEVLLLDVPTIRPHRLSMTTMHRQTLVLVRITGNDGVAGWGEATTIGGLAYGEESPESIKVNIDTYITPLLLGADANQVAARMHHIAEHVQGNRFAKCAIETALSDALARRLGVPLSTLFGGRVRESLPIAWTLASGDTARDIEEAEKMLAQRRHNIFKLKIGARTVQQDCAHVAAIKRALGDRGSVRVDVNQAWTETEAMLGMQLLADAGVDLVEQPIAAGNHDGLGRLRQKNRIAIMADESLHGPQDAYQLARVGAADVFAVKINQSGGLAGAQQVAAIAAAAQVELYGGTMLEGAIGTMASAQLFATFGTLAWGTELFGPLLLTEEILATPLRYRDFTLELPSGPGLGISLDEDRVNALRRDRKTPLVSVA; via the coding sequence TTGAATTCCACCCTCCCCGCCACCTCCATCGAAACCGTCGAGGTCTTGCTGCTGGACGTTCCCACCATCCGCCCACACCGCCTGTCCATGACCACCATGCACCGCCAGACCCTGGTGCTGGTACGCATCACCGGCAATGACGGCGTAGCCGGCTGGGGCGAGGCCACCACCATCGGCGGCCTGGCCTATGGCGAAGAAAGCCCGGAAAGCATCAAGGTCAACATCGACACCTACATCACGCCGCTGCTGCTGGGTGCCGATGCCAACCAGGTAGCCGCGCGCATGCATCACATTGCCGAGCACGTACAAGGCAACCGCTTCGCCAAATGCGCCATCGAGACGGCACTATCGGATGCGCTGGCACGCCGCCTGGGCGTGCCCCTGTCCACGCTCTTCGGCGGCCGGGTGCGCGAGAGCCTGCCGATTGCCTGGACCCTGGCCAGCGGCGACACCGCGCGCGACATCGAGGAGGCCGAGAAAATGCTGGCCCAGCGCCGCCACAACATCTTCAAGCTCAAGATCGGCGCACGCACCGTGCAGCAGGATTGCGCCCACGTGGCCGCCATCAAGCGCGCACTCGGTGATCGCGGTAGCGTGCGGGTGGACGTGAACCAGGCCTGGACCGAGACCGAGGCCATGCTGGGCATGCAGCTGCTGGCCGATGCCGGCGTGGACCTGGTGGAGCAGCCCATCGCCGCCGGCAACCACGACGGCCTGGGCCGCCTGCGCCAGAAGAACCGCATCGCCATCATGGCCGATGAAAGCCTGCATGGCCCGCAGGATGCCTATCAACTGGCCCGCGTCGGCGCAGCCGATGTGTTCGCCGTGAAGATCAATCAGTCCGGCGGACTGGCCGGTGCGCAGCAGGTGGCCGCCATCGCTGCTGCCGCCCAGGTCGAACTATATGGCGGCACCATGTTGGAAGGCGCCATCGGCACCATGGCCTCGGCCCAGTTGTTTGCCACCTTCGGCACGCTGGCCTGGGGCACTGAACTGTTCGGCCCGCTGCTGCTGACCGAAGAAATCCTGGCCACGCCGCTGCGTTACCGTGACTTCACCCTGGAACTACCCAGCGGCCCTGGTCTGGGCATCAGCCTGGACGAAGATCGCGTCAACGCGCTGCGGCGCGACCGTAAGACCCCGCTGGTCTCCGTAGCCTGA
- the catA gene encoding catechol 1,2-dioxygenase, with the protein MDKKAIDAVLQKIESTEIAEGNQRVKTIVNRLVRDMFYTIEDLDVQPEEFWAAVDYLTSAGKSGEFGLIAAGLGFEHFLDLRMDEAEARRGLQGGTPRTIEGPLYVSGAPEQKGFARMDKDPQPGDTLFMQGQVFDEHGKPLANALVEVWHANHLGRYSFFDPEQSPFNLRCSIRTDEQGRYRFRSRVPVGYSVPPGGATDRLLNKLGRHGSRPAHIHFFVTVPGYRKLTTQINIAGDPYLWDDFAFATREGLVPELKHVTDPAEIRKHEVDAPFYAIEFNFNLLPEQNDLPKADINRPRLAA; encoded by the coding sequence GTGGACAAGAAAGCCATCGACGCCGTACTGCAAAAAATCGAAAGCACCGAAATCGCGGAGGGCAACCAGCGTGTCAAGACCATCGTCAACCGCCTCGTGCGCGACATGTTTTATACGATTGAAGACCTGGATGTGCAGCCGGAAGAATTTTGGGCTGCCGTGGATTATCTGACCTCGGCCGGCAAATCGGGCGAGTTCGGGCTGATCGCCGCCGGACTGGGCTTCGAGCACTTCCTCGACCTGCGCATGGATGAAGCCGAGGCACGCCGCGGCTTGCAGGGCGGCACCCCGCGCACCATCGAAGGACCGCTGTACGTCTCGGGCGCACCCGAGCAGAAGGGCTTTGCGCGCATGGACAAGGATCCGCAACCGGGCGATACCCTCTTCATGCAAGGCCAGGTCTTCGACGAACACGGCAAGCCGCTGGCCAATGCACTGGTGGAAGTCTGGCACGCCAACCACCTGGGCCGTTATTCCTTCTTCGATCCGGAGCAGAGCCCGTTCAACCTGCGCTGCTCCATCCGCACCGACGAGCAAGGCCGCTATCGCTTCCGCAGCCGCGTGCCGGTCGGCTACAGCGTGCCGCCGGGTGGCGCCACCGACCGCCTGCTCAACAAGCTGGGCCGTCACGGCAGCCGTCCTGCGCACATCCACTTCTTCGTCACCGTACCGGGCTATCGCAAGCTGACCACGCAGATCAACATCGCCGGCGATCCGTACCTGTGGGATGACTTCGCCTTCGCCACCCGCGAAGGCCTGGTCCCGGAACTGAAGCACGTCACCGATCCGGCCGAGATCCGCAAGCACGAAGTCGACGCACCCTTCTATGCCATCGAGTTCAACTTCAACCTGCTGCCGGAACAGAACGACCTGCCCAAGGCCGACATCAATCGTCCGCGTCTGGCGGCCTGA
- a CDS encoding LysR family transcriptional regulator: protein MELRHLKYFNAVASTLSFSRAAELLHIAQPPLSRQIRQLEEMLGAELIDRASRPIALTMAGKFFYEQTLQVLSRLEQIEEGTRVIARGQQHWFNIGFVPSALYGLLPEMIKRFRTDMPEIEIGFSEIVTMEQIEALKSGRIDVGFGRLPISDPDILCETIVEEPLVAVFPLGHALLARNKVTLAQLAEERFILYPAKPRPSYADQVLDIFSSRALRPAIVKEANEMQTAIGLVAAGVGVTLVPRSVQGLHRSDVVYRPLSNKGVHSPVIMNFRANDRSLLLEKLRDTAAAIARMHAEEYT from the coding sequence GTGGAACTGCGTCATCTCAAGTATTTCAATGCCGTCGCCAGCACGCTCAGTTTCAGCCGTGCGGCCGAACTGCTGCACATCGCCCAGCCGCCCCTGAGCCGGCAGATCCGCCAGCTCGAGGAAATGCTCGGGGCCGAGCTGATCGACCGCGCCTCGCGTCCGATTGCGCTCACCATGGCGGGCAAGTTTTTCTATGAACAGACCTTGCAGGTATTGTCCCGGCTGGAACAGATCGAGGAAGGCACGCGCGTCATCGCCCGTGGGCAGCAGCACTGGTTCAACATCGGTTTCGTGCCCTCGGCGCTGTATGGTTTGCTGCCGGAGATGATCAAGCGTTTTCGCACCGACATGCCGGAAATCGAAATCGGATTTTCCGAGATCGTGACCATGGAACAGATCGAGGCACTCAAGTCAGGACGCATCGATGTGGGCTTCGGACGCCTGCCCATCAGCGACCCCGACATCCTCTGCGAGACCATCGTGGAAGAGCCTCTGGTAGCGGTGTTCCCGCTGGGCCATGCGCTGCTGGCACGCAACAAGGTGACGCTGGCGCAGCTGGCCGAGGAACGTTTCATTCTCTATCCGGCAAAGCCCCGTCCCAGCTACGCGGACCAGGTACTGGACATTTTTTCCAGCCGCGCCCTGCGACCGGCCATCGTCAAGGAAGCCAACGAGATGCAGACCGCCATCGGCCTGGTGGCCGCCGGCGTGGGCGTGACCCTGGTGCCGCGCTCGGTGCAGGGGTTGCATCGCTCGGATGTGGTGTACCGGCCTTTGTCGAACAAGGGCGTGCATTCACCGGTGATCATGAATTTCCGCGCCAATGACCGCTCGCTGCTACTGGAAAAATTGCGTGATACGGCAGCGGCGATTGCGCGCATGCATGCCGAGGAATACACCTGA
- a CDS encoding AraC family transcriptional regulator, which yields MINTVHALSLEPLYRRRVFQSTRKVDCHAQVANELSEHDLFWKGDDVDTVLFKAAIQQLQIFMLKYGAEVVVRPRLFNGFALVHMTLSGSAEIESDGRKVCIPQGHTALIAPKRNLRLWWQAGSEQLILKVPLALFDQLRALGQRGPMDVPSVFLLPQQAAPYWDLLIQSLLRVLALPGQGAGQGEWVQHFERSAVQFLLSQLTTTVEPVLACSAGQRAANESADSLVGAGKLQRLDMLERYIRSRLCAPLALADLAGAAGVSVRALNALCHQQYGVAPMDLLRNIRLDAVRERLLTHPGANITDTAFEFGFGHLGRFSAYYRERFGELPKQTRSMAR from the coding sequence ATGATCAACACTGTCCACGCGCTCAGTCTGGAGCCCTTGTATCGCCGCCGCGTTTTCCAGTCCACCCGCAAGGTCGACTGCCACGCGCAAGTCGCCAACGAACTCTCGGAACATGACCTGTTCTGGAAGGGCGACGATGTCGATACCGTGCTCTTCAAGGCGGCGATCCAGCAGTTGCAGATCTTCATGCTCAAGTATGGCGCCGAGGTCGTCGTGCGTCCGCGCCTGTTCAACGGTTTTGCGCTGGTCCACATGACGCTCTCGGGCAGTGCCGAGATCGAATCCGATGGCCGCAAGGTGTGCATCCCGCAAGGACACACCGCACTGATCGCACCAAAACGGAATCTGCGCCTGTGGTGGCAGGCGGGTTCCGAACAACTGATCCTGAAGGTGCCGCTGGCCCTGTTCGACCAATTGCGCGCGCTCGGCCAGCGCGGCCCGATGGATGTGCCCTCGGTGTTCCTGCTTCCACAGCAGGCCGCACCCTATTGGGACCTGCTGATCCAGTCGCTGCTGCGCGTACTGGCCCTGCCCGGCCAGGGCGCAGGACAGGGTGAATGGGTGCAGCACTTCGAACGCAGTGCTGTGCAATTCCTGCTCTCGCAACTGACGACCACGGTGGAACCCGTACTTGCCTGCAGTGCTGGTCAACGTGCTGCCAATGAATCGGCCGACAGCCTGGTCGGTGCCGGCAAGCTGCAGCGCCTGGACATGCTGGAGCGCTACATCCGCAGCCGCCTGTGCGCGCCGCTGGCCCTGGCCGACCTGGCCGGTGCGGCCGGAGTGAGCGTGCGTGCGCTCAATGCGCTGTGCCACCAGCAATATGGCGTGGCTCCCATGGACCTGCTGCGCAATATCCGGCTCGATGCCGTGCGCGAGCGCCTGCTAACGCATCCCGGTGCCAACATCACCGATACCGCTTTCGAATTCGGCTTCGGGCATCTGGGGCGGTTCTCAGCTTACTATCGCGAGCGGTTTGGCGAATTGCCCAAGCAGACGCGCAGTATGGCACGCTGA